In the Colwellia sp. 20A7 genome, one interval contains:
- a CDS encoding glycosyltransferase family 4 protein, whose product MHVLYFHQHFSTPSGSTGIRSYEMAQRLLKHGHQVTMVCGSYGGGETGLSPEFVKGRREGIVDGINIIEFDLAYSNADGLIKRAGTFLKFAFKSVLIALTHKYDVLFATTTPLTAGIPGIFTRWLRGKPFVFEVRDLWPELPKEMGVIKNPIVLAAMSALEWCSYRSAHRCIGLSPGIVEGIKKRGVKASKVEIVPNGCDLTIFAEGVTSWRPDGVADTDLMAVFTGTHGQANGLDAALDAAAELKKRDRDDIKLVFVGQGKLKEGLQARAKLEGLDNVIFHPPVNKSKLAELMKGADIGMQLLANIPAFYYGTSPNKFFDYISAGLPVLNNYPGWLAGMINEHDCGYAIEPDNALAFADALENAADNKESLPEMGANAQALAKQNFNRHNLADKWVTWVTGVVK is encoded by the coding sequence CGAAATGGCGCAGCGTTTATTAAAACATGGTCATCAAGTTACTATGGTTTGTGGCAGTTATGGTGGGGGAGAAACAGGTTTATCTCCAGAGTTTGTAAAAGGCCGCCGAGAAGGGATTGTTGATGGTATTAATATCATCGAGTTTGACTTAGCTTATTCTAATGCTGATGGGTTAATAAAACGTGCAGGTACTTTTTTAAAGTTTGCTTTTAAGAGTGTTTTAATTGCCTTGACTCATAAATATGATGTCTTATTTGCAACGACTACTCCATTAACAGCCGGAATTCCAGGTATATTTACACGTTGGCTAAGAGGTAAACCGTTTGTTTTTGAAGTGCGAGATTTATGGCCAGAATTGCCAAAAGAAATGGGTGTTATTAAAAACCCGATAGTATTAGCTGCTATGTCAGCTTTGGAGTGGTGCTCATATCGTTCAGCTCATCGTTGTATTGGCTTGTCTCCCGGTATTGTTGAAGGTATTAAAAAGCGTGGCGTAAAAGCTAGTAAAGTTGAAATAGTTCCAAACGGATGTGATTTAACAATATTTGCTGAGGGTGTTACTTCTTGGCGGCCTGATGGTGTAGCTGATACTGATTTAATGGCTGTATTTACTGGCACCCATGGACAAGCTAATGGCTTAGATGCGGCATTAGATGCAGCAGCTGAACTAAAAAAACGTGATCGTGACGATATCAAACTAGTTTTTGTTGGGCAAGGCAAGTTGAAAGAGGGCTTGCAGGCAAGAGCTAAATTAGAAGGGTTGGATAATGTAATATTTCACCCCCCTGTTAATAAAAGTAAACTTGCAGAGTTAATGAAAGGCGCAGATATTGGTATGCAATTATTGGCGAATATACCTGCATTTTATTATGGTACTTCACCAAATAAATTTTTTGATTATATTTCTGCGGGCTTACCTGTTTTGAATAACTATCCTGGATGGCTAGCGGGCATGATTAACGAGCATGATTGTGGGTATGCTATAGAGCCAGACAATGCGTTAGCTTTTGCCGATGCTCTAGAAAATGCTGCCGATAATAAAGAGTCATTACCTGAAATGGGAGCTAATGCACAAGCTTTAGCTAAACAGAACTTTAATCGTCATAATTTAGCTGATAAATGGGTAACATGGGTAACAGGAGTTGTAAAATGA
- a CDS encoding sugar transferase: protein MKRLFDFIVALCALLTLLPIIFIVTVLIRIKLGSPILFTQDRPGLHGKVFKMMKFRTMLDATDKQGNQLPDDQRMTPFGAFLRSASLDELPGLLNVLKGDMSLVGPRPLLVQYLPLYNDEQKRRHNVRPGITGWAQVNGRNAISWEQKFNYDVWYVDNQSFWLDIKILLLTVKKVFVREGISADGHVTIEPFKGSSSE from the coding sequence ATGAAACGCCTCTTTGATTTTATAGTCGCACTTTGTGCTTTACTTACTTTATTACCTATTATCTTTATTGTTACAGTATTAATTAGAATTAAATTAGGCTCGCCTATTTTATTCACTCAAGACCGTCCCGGTTTACATGGTAAAGTGTTTAAAATGATGAAGTTTCGTACCATGCTAGATGCAACGGATAAGCAGGGTAATCAATTACCAGATGACCAACGTATGACACCCTTTGGTGCTTTTCTGCGCTCAGCGAGTTTGGATGAATTACCCGGTTTATTAAATGTATTAAAAGGTGATATGAGTCTTGTTGGCCCTCGTCCGTTATTAGTACAATACTTACCGCTTTATAATGATGAGCAAAAACGTCGTCATAATGTAAGGCCCGGTATTACCGGTTGGGCGCAAGTAAATGGCCGAAATGCTATTAGTTGGGAACAAAAATTTAATTATGATGTTTGGTATGTTGATAACCAAAGCTTTTGGCTAGATATAAAAATATTACTACTTACTGTTAAAAAAGTATTTGTACGCGAAGGTATTAGTGCTGATGGCCATGTCACTATTGAACCATTTAAAGGCTCTAGCAGTGAATAA
- a CDS encoding acetyltransferase, with translation MNKKIAIVGASGHGKVIADIAEQLGYIVNFYDDAYPSKKYIEHWPIHGTCADLLALNITDNTIVDSAVVAIGNNEIRQQKMQLLKKNNFNLITLIHPSAVISQYAKIETGTVAFAGSVINAFAKVGTGCIINTAAVVEHDCIIEDFTHICPNSALAGGVTVGKKSWIGIGSQVKQLVTIGDNCLIGAGSVVVKNIPDNVTVFGSPAVVIKGN, from the coding sequence GTGAATAAAAAAATAGCAATTGTTGGAGCAAGTGGTCATGGTAAAGTTATTGCAGATATCGCCGAGCAACTTGGCTATATAGTTAACTTTTATGACGATGCGTACCCTAGTAAAAAGTATATTGAACATTGGCCGATACACGGTACTTGTGCTGATTTACTCGCCTTAAATATTACAGATAATACTATTGTTGATAGCGCCGTTGTAGCTATTGGTAATAACGAAATTCGCCAACAAAAAATGCAGTTGTTAAAAAAGAATAATTTTAATCTGATTACATTGATTCACCCAAGTGCAGTTATTAGTCAATATGCAAAAATCGAAACAGGTACGGTGGCTTTTGCAGGCTCAGTGATTAATGCATTTGCTAAAGTGGGGACTGGTTGTATTATCAATACTGCTGCAGTTGTTGAGCATGATTGCATTATTGAAGATTTTACTCATATATGCCCTAATAGTGCGTTAGCTGGCGGTGTTACCGTTGGCAAAAAAAGCTGGATAGGCATTGGTAGCCAAGTAAAGCAGTTGGTGACAATTGGTGACAATTGTTTGATTGGTGCTGGTAGTGTAGTTGTAAAAAACATACCTGATAATGTTACCGTGTTTGGTTCACCTGCTGTGGTAATTAAAGGTAACTAA
- a CDS encoding FitA-like ribbon-helix-helix domain-containing protein, which translates to MPSLSIRKIEVETLELLRRQAAEHGVSMEEEVRQIIKRSVTTPEKLGDLATRLFSPAYGDELAIEPRQLHEPIKF; encoded by the coding sequence ATGCCGAGTTTAAGCATACGAAAAATAGAAGTTGAAACGTTAGAACTGTTAAGGCGGCAAGCTGCTGAACATGGCGTTTCAATGGAAGAAGAAGTTAGACAAATAATTAAACGTTCTGTAACAACACCTGAAAAGCTTGGAGATTTGGCAACACGTTTATTTAGTCCTGCTTATGGTGATGAATTAGCTATTGAACCTAGACAGCTACATGAGCCTATTAAGTTTTAA
- a CDS encoding type II toxin-antitoxin system VapC family toxin has product MIILDTNIVSEFMTSPPASSVLNWLNHQKVSSLYLTSITVAEINYGLGIMPNGKRKKLLEERFKLFVDSAFKQRILSFDENAAILYGDLMAEKRKIGKPMSCFDGQIAAIARLHSYSIATRNIKDFTHCQLDLINPFDFNTH; this is encoded by the coding sequence ATGATAATACTTGATACTAATATTGTTTCTGAATTTATGACTTCACCACCGGCAAGTTCCGTCCTTAACTGGTTGAATCATCAAAAGGTTTCATCTTTATATTTAACAAGTATTACCGTTGCCGAAATAAATTATGGATTAGGTATTATGCCTAATGGTAAGCGTAAAAAGTTACTTGAAGAACGTTTTAAACTATTTGTTGATTCTGCATTTAAGCAACGTATTTTAAGCTTTGATGAAAATGCAGCGATACTTTATGGTGATTTAATGGCTGAAAAACGTAAAATAGGTAAACCCATGAGTTGTTTTGATGGCCAAATTGCAGCAATAGCACGCTTACATAGCTATTCTATTGCGACACGTAACATTAAAGACTTTACTCATTGCCAACTAGATTTGATTAACCCTTTCGATTTTAATACACACTAA
- a CDS encoding DegT/DnrJ/EryC1/StrS family aminotransferase has protein sequence MLNTPFSPWPSFTQEEADKVSSVLLSNKVNYWTGQEGREFEKEFAAWCDTKYAVALGNGTLALDIALKAMSIGAGDEVITTPRTFLASASSIVTAGAKPIFADVDLNSQNITAASIETVLTPQTKAVIVVHLAGMPAEMDAIMALSAKYGFYVIEDCAQAHGAKYKGQPVGSIGHVGAWSFCQDKIMTTGGEGGMVTTNDEILWKAMWAYKDHGKSWDAIYNKEHPPGFRWLHESFGTNWRMTEMQAAIGRIQLTRMKYWTSSRQNNAKQLDNAAREFDLIRVVEVPEYSEHAEYKHYMFIKPEFLADGWDRDRIVNEIVAQGVLCFQGSCSEVYLEKAFDNTGFRPEKRLPNAVALGETSLMFLVHPTLTQSEIDKATQVMKEAFALASK, from the coding sequence ATGTTAAACACCCCATTCTCACCGTGGCCTAGCTTCACCCAAGAAGAAGCTGACAAAGTATCATCTGTTTTATTGTCAAACAAAGTGAATTATTGGACTGGTCAAGAAGGTCGTGAATTTGAAAAAGAATTCGCAGCTTGGTGCGATACAAAATACGCAGTTGCTTTAGGTAATGGTACTTTGGCGTTAGACATTGCTTTAAAAGCTATGTCTATTGGCGCAGGTGATGAAGTTATTACAACACCACGTACTTTTTTAGCGTCTGCTTCAAGCATTGTAACTGCAGGGGCTAAACCTATTTTTGCTGATGTTGATTTAAACAGTCAAAACATTACAGCCGCATCTATTGAAACAGTATTAACGCCGCAAACCAAAGCCGTTATTGTGGTTCATTTAGCTGGCATGCCTGCTGAAATGGATGCCATTATGGCGTTAAGTGCAAAATATGGTTTTTATGTGATTGAAGATTGCGCACAAGCGCATGGCGCAAAATATAAAGGACAACCTGTTGGTTCTATTGGTCATGTTGGCGCTTGGTCTTTTTGCCAAGACAAAATTATGACCACAGGTGGTGAAGGCGGCATGGTTACCACTAATGATGAAATCTTATGGAAAGCTATGTGGGCTTATAAAGACCACGGTAAATCATGGGATGCCATTTATAATAAAGAACACCCTCCTGGCTTTAGGTGGTTACATGAAAGCTTTGGCACCAACTGGCGTATGACCGAAATGCAAGCCGCTATTGGCCGTATTCAGTTAACTCGAATGAAGTATTGGACTTCATCTCGTCAAAATAATGCTAAACAGCTTGATAACGCAGCACGTGAATTTGACTTAATTCGAGTTGTTGAAGTGCCTGAGTACAGCGAACATGCAGAATATAAGCATTATATGTTTATTAAACCTGAGTTTTTAGCTGATGGTTGGGATCGTGATCGCATCGTAAATGAAATAGTCGCCCAAGGCGTACTGTGCTTTCAAGGTAGTTGCTCTGAAGTGTATTTAGAAAAAGCATTTGATAATACCGGTTTTAGACCTGAAAAACGTTTACCTAACGCGGTTGCATTAGGTGAAACGAGTTTAATGTTTTTGGTACATCCTACACTTACGCAAAGTGAGATTGATAAAGCAACACAAGTTATGAAAGAAGCATTTGCACTAGCTTCTAAGTGA
- the tnpB gene encoding IS66 family insertion sequence element accessory protein TnpB (TnpB, as the term is used for proteins encoded by IS66 family insertion elements, is considered an accessory protein, since TnpC, encoded by a neighboring gene, is a DDE family transposase.), producing MIHLTADTHILIAIEPADFRQGIDGLAATCRYKLSVNPRSGTVFVFINRNKTMVRALSYDGTGFWLMTKRLSKGKFQNWPSSNKSIEQIIAKKLRKLLCDNDPLWEKTDPLY from the coding sequence ATGATCCATTTAACCGCTGACACCCACATATTAATCGCGATTGAACCCGCTGATTTTCGCCAGGGCATTGATGGTTTAGCCGCAACATGCCGTTATAAATTATCGGTCAACCCACGTTCGGGTACTGTGTTTGTCTTTATTAATCGCAATAAAACCATGGTGCGCGCATTATCGTATGATGGTACTGGCTTTTGGCTCATGACCAAGCGTTTATCTAAAGGAAAGTTTCAAAATTGGCCGTCATCAAACAAAAGTATTGAACAGATCATCGCGAAAAAACTGCGAAAACTATTGTGTGACAACGATCCATTATGGGAAAAAACGGATCCTCTTTACTGA
- a CDS encoding IS66 family transposase, with product MSKPFTDIDGKALEALIERVNEAKENNLALSPEDYQLLLDALLTLATTQTRLANHDVTVHKLRKLLGIEKSSEKLGSVLKQTKASSGKKNKKRSNDNGEGFTPVKPTIIVHGLVDVNKGDTCVECLTGKVYKTEPGSLLRITGQSPFKPEQHVMERLRCNTCGAYFTAPLPDDVLTDGLSTQKYGYSARSLMAIYKYFAGLPFYRQSSIQKLLGVKITASTVFDQVELVCNAIYPVYQLLFNLAADGKHYYLDDTTNRILDAKSVIKKARNSEKVITRTGVYTSGVIATLADNRHIVLFETNIGHAGEFIDSILHKRSQSCTKPLIMSDALASNRPTVREAITSLCNSHARRQFVDVINHFPIEVEHVLKRYGEIWVNDDHTKEEKLTPTARLAYHQQHSLPIMEAIKLWGETHLANETVEENSGLGKAIRYFIKHYVGLSYFCSTEGVKIDNNRIEAMLKIVVRDRKNAMFHKTLLGATIGDVITSVIATASEAGINVFDYFTTLQREKEQVKKTPEDYLPWNYLAKNSIT from the coding sequence GTGAGCAAACCTTTTACCGACATTGATGGCAAAGCCCTTGAAGCGCTGATAGAGCGCGTGAACGAGGCCAAAGAAAACAATCTGGCCTTAAGCCCAGAGGATTATCAGTTATTACTTGATGCGTTATTGACCTTAGCCACCACGCAAACCCGCTTAGCGAATCATGATGTTACCGTGCATAAACTGCGAAAATTGTTAGGTATTGAAAAATCATCTGAAAAACTAGGCTCGGTGCTTAAGCAAACTAAAGCGTCATCGGGCAAGAAAAATAAAAAGCGTAGCAACGATAATGGTGAAGGTTTCACCCCGGTTAAACCCACGATTATCGTTCATGGACTAGTTGACGTAAATAAAGGCGATACCTGTGTTGAGTGCTTAACCGGTAAGGTTTATAAAACCGAGCCAGGTAGCTTGCTACGTATCACCGGACAAAGTCCTTTCAAACCTGAGCAGCATGTCATGGAGCGTCTTCGTTGTAATACCTGCGGTGCTTATTTTACCGCACCACTGCCGGACGATGTCTTAACCGATGGCTTAAGTACTCAAAAATATGGTTATTCAGCACGTTCTTTAATGGCGATTTATAAATACTTTGCTGGACTGCCTTTTTATCGTCAAAGCAGTATTCAAAAATTACTGGGAGTAAAAATCACCGCGTCAACGGTTTTTGACCAAGTAGAGCTTGTTTGTAATGCTATTTATCCCGTGTACCAATTGCTCTTCAATTTAGCGGCTGATGGTAAACACTACTATTTAGATGACACAACTAACCGTATTCTTGATGCGAAATCGGTGATAAAGAAAGCACGCAACAGTGAGAAAGTCATCACACGTACGGGCGTTTATACCTCAGGTGTTATCGCAACGCTGGCTGATAACCGTCATATTGTTTTATTTGAGACTAACATCGGGCACGCGGGAGAATTCATTGACAGTATTTTGCACAAGCGCAGTCAATCATGCACCAAACCACTCATCATGAGTGATGCGCTAGCGAGCAATCGGCCGACGGTACGTGAGGCGATAACGTCACTGTGTAATAGCCACGCAAGACGACAATTTGTAGATGTTATCAATCACTTTCCAATTGAGGTCGAGCATGTCCTCAAACGTTATGGCGAAATATGGGTCAATGATGACCATACGAAAGAAGAAAAGTTAACCCCGACTGCAAGGCTTGCTTACCATCAGCAACATTCGCTGCCCATTATGGAAGCCATAAAATTGTGGGGAGAAACGCATTTAGCCAATGAAACCGTTGAAGAAAACAGTGGCCTAGGCAAAGCTATTCGCTACTTTATCAAACATTATGTCGGACTGAGTTACTTTTGCAGCACTGAAGGAGTAAAAATCGACAATAATCGTATTGAAGCGATGCTCAAAATTGTGGTGAGAGACAGAAAAAACGCGATGTTCCACAAAACCTTACTGGGGGCAACGATTGGGGATGTCATTACCTCGGTCATCGCGACGGCAAGTGAGGCGGGTATTAATGTCTTTGACTACTTCACCACCTTACAACGAGAAAAAGAGCAGGTAAAAAAGACCCCTGAAGATTATTTACCCTGGAATTATCTCGCTAAAAATTCAATCACCTAA
- a CDS encoding IS66 family transposase has protein sequence MHPSNLVAIIKTDQKGEVELGCRKLTSPFKPEQHVMERLRCNTCGAYFTAPLPDDVLTDGLSTQKYGYSARSLMAIYKYFAGLPFYRQSSIQKLLGVKITASTVFDQVELVCNAIYPVYQLLFNLAADGKHYYLDDTTNRILDAKSVIKKARNSEKVITRTGVYTSGVIATLADNRHIVLFETNIGHAGEFIDSILHKRSQSCTKPLIMSDALASNRPTVREAITSLCNSHARRQFVDVINHFPIEVEHVLKRYGEIWVNDDHTKEEKLTPTARLAYHQQHSLPIMEAIKLWGETHLANETVEENSGLGKAIRYFIKHYVGLSYFCSTEGVKIDNNRIEAMLKIVVRDRKNAMFHKTLLGATIGDVITSVIATASEAGINVFDYFTTLQREKEQVKKTPEDYLPWNYLAKNSIT, from the coding sequence TTGCATCCTAGTAATTTGGTTGCGATCATTAAAACAGATCAAAAGGGGGAAGTTGAGCTAGGCTGCCGTAAGCTCACAAGTCCTTTCAAACCTGAGCAGCATGTCATGGAGCGTCTTCGTTGTAATACCTGCGGTGCTTATTTTACCGCACCACTGCCGGACGATGTCTTAACCGATGGCTTAAGTACTCAAAAATATGGTTATTCAGCACGTTCTTTAATGGCGATTTATAAATACTTTGCTGGACTGCCTTTTTATCGTCAAAGCAGTATTCAAAAATTACTGGGAGTAAAAATCACCGCGTCAACGGTTTTTGACCAAGTAGAGCTTGTTTGTAATGCTATTTATCCCGTGTACCAATTGCTCTTCAATTTAGCGGCTGATGGTAAACACTACTATTTAGATGACACAACTAACCGTATTCTTGATGCGAAATCGGTGATAAAGAAAGCACGCAACAGTGAGAAAGTCATCACACGTACGGGCGTTTATACCTCAGGTGTTATCGCAACGCTGGCTGATAACCGTCATATTGTTTTATTTGAGACTAACATCGGGCACGCGGGAGAATTCATTGACAGTATTTTGCACAAGCGCAGTCAATCATGCACCAAACCACTCATCATGAGTGATGCGCTAGCGAGCAATCGGCCGACGGTACGTGAGGCGATAACGTCACTGTGTAATAGCCACGCAAGACGACAATTTGTAGATGTTATCAATCACTTTCCAATTGAGGTCGAGCATGTCCTCAAACGTTATGGCGAAATATGGGTCAATGATGACCATACGAAAGAAGAAAAGTTAACCCCGACTGCAAGGCTTGCTTACCATCAGCAACATTCGCTGCCCATTATGGAAGCCATAAAATTGTGGGGAGAAACGCATTTAGCCAATGAAACCGTTGAAGAAAACAGTGGCCTAGGCAAAGCTATTCGCTACTTTATCAAACATTATGTCGGACTGAGTTACTTTTGCAGCACTGAAGGAGTAAAAATCGACAATAATCGTATTGAAGCGATGCTCAAAATTGTGGTGAGAGACAGAAAAAACGCGATGTTCCACAAAACCTTACTGGGGGCAACGATTGGGGATGTCATTACCTCGGTCATCGCGACGGCAAGTGAGGCGGGTATTAATGTCTTTGACTACTTCACCACCTTACAACGAGAAAAAGAGCAGGTAAAAAAGACCCCTGAAGATTATTTACCCTGGAATTATCTCGCTAAAAATTCAATCACCTAA
- a CDS encoding polysaccharide biosynthesis protein: MGSLTKKVLSMSRSKKRVVTLCIDSIFILTAFWCSYFVRLDDIAPFIVSNNWLLLVTLIPLSLLGFIQLGLYRAVLRYVNLQALSAVIFGSIISTMLFVGLAFFFHIGVPRTVPIIYFCLCLLFIGGSRLLVKSYVSRLYLNTKEAVIIYGAGSAGRQLANALSHGPEYKVAAFIDDDIMKHKSSVQGINVYGNSSLEYLIADKSIKRILLALPSATHSRRKKILQLLETLPVKVQTIPGMAAMIDGSAEIVEFKDVEIEDLLGRDAIAPELDLMATNIRNKVVMVTGAGGSIGSELCRQIIKHDPIKIVLFERSEYGIYAIEKELNEYKNKHKLTVEILPLIGSVQQSNRIESVMKAFGVQTVYHAAAYKHVPMVEQNVVEGVRNNVFGTLYAAKAAINAGVETFVLISTDKAVRPTNVMGATKRMAELCLQALAKTQQQTRFCMVRFGNVLGSSGSVVPLFRKQIKMGGPVTVTHPAITRYFMTIPEAAQLVVQAGAMGKGGDVFVLDMGDAIKIKDLAAKMIFLSGHEVKNDDNPDGDIEIKFTSLRPGEKLYEELLIGTNVSGTSHERIMTAHEVMLEWNELSNILNRLDSACHQYEHDKIRQILLDAPLDFMPSDGISDLIWQHKTVIEVKKPKLRTVN; the protein is encoded by the coding sequence TTGGGTTCATTAACTAAAAAAGTATTATCAATGTCACGTTCTAAGAAACGAGTGGTGACTTTATGTATCGATTCCATCTTTATTCTTACGGCGTTTTGGTGCTCTTATTTTGTTCGTTTAGATGATATTGCTCCTTTTATTGTGTCTAATAATTGGCTTTTGTTGGTTACTTTAATTCCGCTAAGTTTATTAGGTTTTATACAATTAGGCTTATACCGAGCAGTATTGCGTTATGTAAACTTACAAGCATTATCTGCCGTTATTTTCGGCTCAATTATTTCTACCATGTTATTTGTTGGTCTTGCTTTCTTTTTTCATATAGGTGTGCCTCGCACTGTACCTATTATTTATTTTTGTTTATGTTTGCTATTCATTGGTGGCTCTCGCTTATTGGTGAAATCTTATGTGAGTCGACTTTACTTGAATACAAAAGAAGCGGTTATTATTTATGGTGCTGGCTCTGCAGGACGTCAATTAGCTAATGCCCTAAGCCATGGCCCTGAATATAAAGTTGCAGCTTTTATTGATGATGACATTATGAAACATAAATCGTCAGTTCAAGGTATTAATGTTTATGGGAACTCTTCGTTAGAATATTTGATAGCTGACAAATCAATCAAACGCATTTTATTGGCTTTACCGAGTGCGACTCACTCACGTCGTAAGAAAATATTACAGCTATTAGAGACATTGCCGGTTAAGGTTCAAACAATACCAGGCATGGCTGCAATGATTGATGGCTCTGCTGAAATTGTAGAATTTAAAGATGTCGAAATTGAAGATCTTCTCGGGCGAGATGCTATAGCACCTGAGCTTGATTTAATGGCTACTAATATTCGTAATAAAGTGGTAATGGTTACCGGGGCTGGTGGCTCTATCGGCTCAGAGTTATGTCGTCAAATTATCAAGCATGACCCAATAAAAATTGTACTATTTGAACGTTCTGAATACGGTATTTATGCTATTGAGAAAGAGCTTAATGAATACAAAAATAAACATAAGTTAACGGTTGAAATTTTACCGCTTATTGGCTCTGTGCAACAAAGTAATCGTATTGAGTCTGTGATGAAGGCCTTTGGTGTGCAAACGGTTTATCATGCGGCAGCTTACAAACATGTGCCTATGGTTGAACAAAATGTAGTTGAAGGTGTTCGTAATAATGTTTTTGGTACCCTTTATGCTGCGAAAGCCGCTATTAATGCAGGCGTTGAAACTTTTGTGTTAATTTCTACAGACAAAGCGGTTCGCCCTACTAACGTGATGGGCGCTACGAAACGCATGGCAGAGCTGTGTTTACAAGCCTTGGCAAAAACACAGCAACAAACGCGTTTTTGCATGGTACGTTTTGGCAATGTGTTAGGGTCATCGGGCTCTGTTGTACCACTCTTTCGTAAGCAAATTAAAATGGGGGGGCCAGTTACGGTAACTCACCCAGCGATTACCCGTTACTTTATGACCATTCCTGAAGCTGCGCAATTGGTTGTACAAGCAGGCGCCATGGGTAAAGGTGGGGATGTATTTGTACTTGATATGGGAGACGCTATTAAAATTAAAGATCTGGCCGCTAAAATGATTTTCCTATCAGGTCATGAAGTAAAAAATGATGACAACCCCGATGGTGATATAGAAATTAAATTTACTAGTCTTCGCCCGGGTGAAAAACTTTATGAAGAACTATTAATTGGTACTAATGTTTCAGGTACTAGCCATGAACGGATAATGACCGCACACGAAGTGATGCTTGAATGGAATGAACTGAGTAACATTCTTAACCGTTTAGATAGCGCATGTCATCAGTATGAGCATGATAAAATACGCCAAATTTTGTTAGATGCCCCTCTAGATTTCATGCCTTCTGACGGCATTAGTGATCTTATTTGGCAACATAAAACTGTTATTGAGGTTAAAAAACCAAAATTAAGAACGGTAAACTAA